The DNA segment GGTGCGCGAGGTCGCGGGCGCGATCACCGCCTCGACGATCACCACCGTCGCGGTGTTCCTGCCGATCTCGTTCGTCGGCGGCACGACCGGCGAGCTGTTCCGGCCGTTCGCGCTGACGGTGTCGATCGCGCTGCTCGCCTCGCTGCTCGTCGCGCTGACGATCGTGCCGGTGCTGGCGTACTGGTTCCTCCGGCCCTCCAAGCGCCCCGGTGTCCGCGAGGCGGCGCAGGCGGCGCTCGCCGAGGAGCGCGGCGCAGCCGGCGAGACCGTGGTCCCGGCTCCCGAGGCCGAGCCCGAGCACGCCCGCCACAGCGCCCGCGCCACTCCCCGCCGCGCGGCCGGCCTGCAGCGGGTCTACGGCCCCGTGATCGCCTGGACCCTCCAGCACTCGGTCGCGACCGTCCTGCTCGCGCTGCTCGTGCTCGTCGGCACCGGCGCGCTCTACCCGCTGATGAAGACCAACTTCCTCGGTGCGAGCGGGCAGAACACCTTCACCGTCACCCAGACCGTGCCCGACGGGCAGAGCCTGGACGCGCAGGACGCGACCGCGCAGCAGGCCAGTGCGGCGATCCTCGAGGTCGGCGGCGTGCAGACCGTGCAGCTCTCGATCGGCTCGGCGGCGGCGGGCTGCAGAGCGCGTTCGGCGGCGGAGGCGGCGGCACCTCGATCCGCTACTCCGTCACCACCGACGAGTCGGCCGACCAGGAGACCGTGCAGGCCGACGTCCGCACGGCGCTCGGCTCGGTCGCCTCGGCCGACGACATCAGCGTCGCCGCGTCCTCCGGCTTCGGCGCCTCCTCGAACATCGAGGTCGACCTCTCCACCGCCTCGCAGAGCGACCTGCAGAGCGCGAACGACGCGCTGCTCACGGCGCTGCGCGGCACCGACGGCATCAGCCAGGCCGAGAGCAACCTCTCCTCCTCGCTGCCCTACATCGCCGTGCGGGTCGACCGCGCGGCGGCCGCCGACGCCGGGCTCACCGAGGTCGCGGTCGGCACGCTCGTCAGCCAGGCGCTGCAGCCGACGCAGACGGGCAGTGTCGTGATCGACGACCGCACCCTCTCCGTCTACCTCGCCGACGCGCAGCCGCCGGCCACCCTCGACGAGCTGTCGGCCCTCGAGATCCCGACGCGCACCGGGACGGTGCCGCTCTCCTCGCTCGCCGTCGTCGAGCGGACCGACGGGCCCGCGAGCATCACCACCGAGCGCGGGCAGCGCACCGCCACGATCACTGTGACCCCGGAGGGCGACGACCTCGCCTCGGCGAACGTCGCGGTGCAGAGCGCGATCGACGACACCGAGCTGCCGGCCGGCGTCTCCGCCTCGCTCGGCGGCGTCACGGCCGATCAGAGCGACGCGTTCTCGCAGCTCGGGATCGCGCTGCTGGTGGCGATCCTGATCGTCTACGTCGTGATGGTCGCCACGTTCCGCTCGCTCCTGCAGCCGCTGCTGCTGCTGGTGTCGGTGCCGTTCGCGGCGACCGGCGCGATCCTGCTGCAGGTGCTCACCGGCGTGCCGCTCGGCGTGCCCTCGCTGATCGGCGTGCTGATGCTGATCGGCATCGTGGTCACCAACGCGATCGTGCTGATCGACCTGGTGAACCAGTACCGCGAGCGGGGGATGCCCGTGCGCGAGGCGCTGCTGCACGGCACCGAGCGGCGGCTGCGCCCGATCCTGATGACGGCGCTCGCGACGATCTTCGCGCTGCTGCCGATGGCGCTCGGCATCACCGGCCACGGCGGCTTCATCTCGCAGCCGCTGGCGATCGTCGTGATCGGCGGCCTGGTGTCCTCGACCGTGCTCACCCTGGTCGTGCTGCCGGTCGTCTACAACCTGGTCGAGGGGTATCGTGAGCGGCGGCGTGCCGCCCGCGCCGGAGAGGCGTCGGCATGAGCGACACAGGATTCAGCACCCCGGCAGTGGAGACCACGGCAGCGGAGGTCGTCGCCGCGGCCCCCGAGACGATCGGCTCCCGCTGGACGAGCGGCCCCGACCGCGCCGCCCGCGCGATCGCCGAGGTCGGCCCCGAGCGCTTCGTCGCCGCGGACTACCGCCCGGGCACCATCCGGCACATCGTCCTGTTCCGCTTCAGGCCGACGGCGCTCGTCGCCGAGGTGGACGGCGTGATCGCGTCCTTCCTCGCGCTCGGCGAGGAGTGCCTCCGCGACGGCCGCCCGTACATCGTCTCGATCGAGAACGGCCCGCAGCTCAGCACCGAGGGCGCGGGCGAGGGCTTCGACCGCGCGTTCCTGCTGACCTTCGCGTCCGAGGGCGACCTGAACTACTACATCGGCCGCCCGGCGGTCGACGGCCCCGGCCTGTTCGATCCGGCGCACGACGCCTTCAAGGGCCTCGTCGGGCCGCTGCTCGACACGGCCGGGTGGTCGCCTTCGACTTCCGTCCCGAGCCGTTCGACGCCGGCGCGCTCGCCGGCTAGGGCTCGGGAGCCGGACGACGTGGCGACCCCCGACTTCATCCTCCGCCTGCGCGAGCGGGTGGGCACCGAGCTGCTCTGGCTGACCGGTGTCACGGCGGTGATCGTCCGCGAGGAGCCGGTCCGCCAGGTCCTCCTGGTCCGCCGCGCGGACACCGGCGCCTGGACCGCGGTCACCGGCGTGATCGACCCGGGCGAGACGGTCACCGGCACTGCCCGCCGCGAGCGCTGGAGGAGGCGGGCGTCGAGATCGAGGTCGAGCGCGTCGTCTGGCTGCACACCCTGCCGCCGATGGAGTACCCGAACGGCGACCGGGCGCAGTACCTCGACCACGTGCTGCGCGCCCGCTACCTCTCGGGCGAGGCGCACGTCGCCGACGACGAGTCGAGCGAGTCGGCTGGTTCGCGCCGGACGCGCTGCCGCCGATGAGCGCCGATCACCGCGAGCGGATCAGCCGCGCGCTGTCCGACGAGACGGCCTGCGCCTTCGACTGAGCGCCGGCGCCTTCGACTGAGGGCCAGCGCCTTCTCAGACCTGCTCCGAGACGAGCACGGCGCTCGTCCCCGGCTCGAGGGGCGTCGAAGACGTGCGGCTCGTCGCCCGGGTAGGACAGGCAGTCGCCGGGCGCGAGCTCGACCGGGGCGTCGGCCGGACCGGCCAGGGCGCGTCCGGTGGACAGGATCAGGTGCTCGACGGTGCCGCGGGCGTGCGGCTCCGAGTTCCGTGCGGCTCCGGGCTCGGCGGTGAGGCGGTAGACGTCGCGGCGGGCTCCCGGCGGGCAGACGCTGAGCAGGGTGGCGGCGTAGTCGGCGGTCGCCGAGGCGATGCGCGGCCCCTCCCCGGCGCGGATCAGCTGGACGGACCGCCGCGGCGGCTCGACCAGATGCGAGAACGGCACCCCGAGCGCGCCGCCGAGCGCCCAGAGCGTCTCGAGGCTCGGGTTGCCCTCGCCGGCCTCGAGCTGCGAGAGCGTCGACTTCGCGATCCCGGCGCGGCGGGCGATTCGGAGATGCTCAGGGCCGAGGCGCCCGCGCTCGCGGCGCAGGGCGGAGGCGACCAGGTCGCGGGGTGAGACGGCGTCGGTCATCGCACCGAGCGCGCGAAGCAGACGCCCGAGTCGTCGCCCACGTGTGCGCCGAAGCCGTCGATCTCGGTGAAGCCGAGCGCGCGGGCGGCGCGAGGGCCGCCTCCGCCTCGACCGCACGCGGAAGCGGAGCGTGCGGATGCGCTGCACGCTCGCGTAGGAGAGCGCGGCGGCGACGAGCCGGCGGGCGACTCCGCTCCGCCGCGACTCCGGGGCCACTTCGAGGGCGAGCAGCTCGGCGAAGTCGTCGGCCCCGGCGTCAGCGCCAGCACGCCGATCGGCTGCTGCGTCGCGCCGTCGCGGGCGACGAGGAGCCGGGCGTGCGGTGGAAGGTCGGCGGTGAGCAGCGAGGCGAGCGCTGCCGGCTCCGGCCGCTCCAGCCGGACGACGACCCCGGTGGTCACGACGCGGGCGCCGCGGCCGGCTCGGTCTGCGTGGCGGGCTCGAGCGAGAGCGTCTGCTCGGCCGGCGCGTCGAGCTGCTCGTGCAGGAAGTCGACGACGGTGCGGCGGAGCGAGTCGTCGAGCATCGCGATCGAGTGCCGGGTGCCGGGCACGAGGACGAAGTCGACGCTCGCGCCGGCCGCGTCCAGCGCCTCGCGAGCCTGCGACTGCAGCCGCCACGCGCCGCCGCCGCGGCGCCCGCTCGTGAGCCACCGGGGTCGTCGTCCGGCTGGAGCCGGAGCCGGCAGCGCTCGCCTCGCTGCTCACCGCCGACCTTCCACCGCACGCCCGGCTCCTCGTCGCCCGCGACGGCGCGACGCAGCAGCCGATCGGCGTGCTGGCGCTGACGCCCGGCCCGACGACTTCGCCGAGCTGCTCGCCCTCGAAGTGGCCCCGGAGTCGCGGCGGAGCGGAGTCGCCCGCCGGCTCGTCGCCGCCGCGCTCTCCTACGCGAGCGTGCAGCGCATCCGCACGCTCCGCTTCCGCGTGCCGGTCGAGGCGGAGGCGGCCCTCGCCGCCGCCCGCGCGCTCGGCTTCACCGAGATCGACGGCTTCGGCGCACACGTGGGCGACGACTCGGGCGTCTGCTTCGCGCGCTCGGTGCGATGACCGACGCCGTCTCACCCCGCGACCTGGTCGCCTCCGCCCTGCGCCGCGAGCGCGGGCGCCTCGGCCTGAGCATCTCCGAGATCGCCCGCCGCGCCGGGATCGCGAAGTCGACGCTCTCGCAGCTCGAGGCCGGCGAGGGCAACCCGAGCCTCGAGACGCTCTGGGCGCTCGGCGGCGCGCTCGGGGTGCCGTTCTCGCATCTGGTCGAGCCGCCGCGGCGGTCCGTCCAGCTGATCCGCGCCGGGGAGGGCCGCGCATCGCCTCGGCGACCGCCGACTACGCCGCCACCCTGCTCAGCGTCTGCCCGCCGGAGCCCGCCGCGACGTCTACCGCCTCACCGCCGAGCCCGGAGCCGCACGGAACTCGGAGCCGCACGCCCGCGGCACCGTCGAGCACCTGATCCTGTCCACCGGACGCGCCCTGGCCGGTCCGGCCGACGCCCGGTCGAGCTCGCGCCCGGCGACTGCCTGTCCTACCCGGGCGACGAGCCGCACGTCTTCGACGCCCTCGAGCCGGGGACGAGCGCCGTGCTCGTCTCGGAGCAGGTCTGAGAAGGCGCTGGCCCTCAGTCGAAGGCGCCGGCGCTCAGTCGAAGGCGCAGGCCGTCTCGTCGGACAGCGCGCGGCTGATCCGCTCGCGGTGATCGGCGCTCATCGGCGGCAGCGCGTCCGGCGCGAACCAGCCGACCTCGCTCGACTCGTCGTCGGCGACGTGCGCCTCGCCCGAGAGGTAGCGGGCGCGCAGCACGTGGGTCGAGGTACTGCGCCGGTCGCCGTTCGGGTACTCCATCGGCGGCAGGGTGTGCAGCCAGACGACGCGCTCGACCTCGATCTCGACGCCCGCCTCCTCCAGCGCCTCGCGGCGGGCAGTGCCGGTGACCGTCTCGCCCGGGTCGATCACGCCGGTGACCGCGGTCCAGGCGCCGGTGTCCGCGCGGCGGACCAGGAGGACCTGGCGGACCGGCCTCCTCGCGGACGATCACCGCCGTGACACCGGTCAGCCAGAGCAGCTCGGTGCCCACCCGCTCGCGCAGGCGGAGGATGAAGTCGGGGTCGCCACGTCGTCCGGCTCCCGAGCCCTAGCCGGCGAGCGCGCCGGCGTCGAACGGCTCGGGACGGAAGTCGAAGGCGACCACCCCGGCCGTGTCGAGCAGCGGCCCGACGAGGCCCTTGAAGGCGTCGTGCGCCGGATCGAACAGGCCGGGGCCGTCGACCGCCGGGCGGCCGATGTAGTAGTTCAGGTCGCCCTCGGACGCGAAGGTCAGCAGGAACGCGCGGTCGAAGCCCTCGCCCGCGCCCTCGGTGCTGAGCTGCGGGCCGTTCTCGATCGAGACGATGTACGGGCGGCCGTCGCGGAGGCACTCCTCGCCGAGCGCGAGGAAGGACGCGATCACGCCGTCCACCTCGGCGACGAGCGCCGTCGGCCTGAAGCGGAACAGGACGATGTGCCGGATGGTGCCCGGGCGGTAGTCCGCGGCGACGAAGCGCTCGGGGCCGACCTCGGCGATCGCGCGGGCGGCGCGGTCGGGCCGCTCGTCCAGCGGGAGCCGATCGTCTCGGGGCCGCGGCGACGACCTCCGCTGCCGTGGTCTCCACTGCCGGGGTGCTGAATCCTGTGTCGCTCATGCCGACGCCTCTCCGGCGCGGGCGGCACGCCGCCGCTCACGATACCCCTCGACCAGGTTGTAGACGACCGGCAGCACGACCAGGGTGAGCACGGTCGAGGACACCAGGCCGCCGATCACGACGATCGCCAGCGGCTGCGAGATGAAGCCGCCGTGGCCGGTGATGCCGAGCGCCATCGGCAGCAGCGCGAAGATCGTCGCGAGCGCCGTCATCAGGATCGGGCGCAGCCGCCGCTCGGTGCCGTGCAGCAGCGCCTCGCGCACGGGCATCCCCCGCTCGCGGTACTGGTTCACCAGGTCGATCAGCACGATCGCGTTGGTGACCACGATGCCGATCAGCATCAGCACGCCGATCAGCGAGGGCACGCCGAGCGGCACGCCGGTGAGCACCTGCAGCAGGATCGCGCCGGTCGCCGCGAACGGCACCGACACCAGCAGCAGCAGCGGCTGCAGGAGCGAGCGGAACGTGGCGACCATCACGACGTAGACGATCAGGATCGCCACCAGCAGCGCGATCCCGAGCTGCGAGAACGCGTCGCTCTGATCGGCCGTGACGCCGCCGAGCGAGGCGGAGACGCCGGCCGGCAGCTCGGTGTCGTCGATCGCGCTCTGCACCGCGACGTTCGCCGAGGCGAGGTCGTCGCCCTCCGGGGTCACAGTGATCGTGGCGGTGCGCTGCCCGCGCTCGGTGGTGATGCTCGCGGGCCCGTCGGTCCGCTCGACGACGGCGAGCGAGGAGAGCGGCACCGTCCCGGTGCGCGTCGGGATCTCGAGGGCCGACAGCTCGTCGAGGGTGGCCGGCGGCTGCGCGTCGGCGAGGTAGACGGAGAGGGTGCGGTCGTCGATCACGACACTGCCCGTCTGCGTCGGCTGCAGCGCCTGGCTGACGAGCGTGCCGACCGCGACCTCGGTGAGCCGGCGTCGGCGGCCGCCGCGCGGTCGACCCGCACGGCGATGTAGGGCAGCGAGGAGGAGAGGTTGCTCTCGGCCTGGCTGATGCCGTCGGTGCCGCGCAGCGCCGTGAGCAGCGCGTCGTTCGCGCTCTGCAGGTCGCTCTGCGAGGCGGTGGAGAGGTCGACCTCGATGTTCGAGGAGGCGCCGAAGCCGGAAGACGCGGCGACGCTGATGTCGTCGGCCGAGGCGACCGAGCCGAGCGCCGTG comes from the Rathayibacter festucae DSM 15932 genome and includes:
- a CDS encoding Dabb family protein; its protein translation is MSDTGFSTPAVETTAAEVVAAAPETIGSRWTSGPDRAARAIAEVGPERFVAADYRPGTIRHIVLFRFRPTALVAEVDGVIASFLALGEECLRDGRPYIVSIENGPQLSTEGAGEGFDRAFLLTFASEGDLNYYIGRPAVDGPGLFDPAHDAFKGLVGPLLDTAGWSPSTSVPSRSTPARSPARAREPDDVATPDFILRLRERVGTELLWLTGVTAVIVREEPVRQVLLVRRADTGAWTAVTGVIDPGETVTGTARRERWRRRASRSRSSASSGCTPCRRWSTRTATGRSTSTTCCAPATSRARRTSPTTSRASRLVRAGRAAADERRSPRADQPRAVRRDGLRLRLSAGAFD
- a CDS encoding helix-turn-helix domain-containing protein; this encodes MTDAVSPRDLVASALRRERGRLGPEHLRIARRAGIAKSTLSQLEAGEGNPSLETLWALGGALGVPFSHLVEPPRRSVQLIRAGEGPRIASATADYAATLLSVCPPGARRDVYRLTAEPGAARNSEPHARGTVEHLILSTGRALAGPADAPVELAPGDCLSYPGDEPHVFDAPRAGDERRARLGAGLRRRWPSVEGAGAQSKAQAVSSDSARLIRSR
- a CDS encoding GNAT family N-acetyltransferase yields the protein MSHRGRRPAGAGAGSARLAAHRRPSTARPAPRRPRRRDAAADRRAGADARPDDFAELLALEVAPESRRSGVARRLVAAALSYASVQRIRTLRFRVPVEAEAALAAARALGFTEIDGFGAHVGDDSGVCFARSVR
- a CDS encoding helix-turn-helix transcriptional regulator; protein product: MTDAVSPRDLVASALRRERGRLGLSISEIARRAGIAKSTLSQLEAGEGNPSLETLWALGGALGVPFSHLVEPPRRSVQLIRAGEGRASPRRPPTTPPPCSASARRSPPRRLPPHRRARSRTELGAARPRHRRAPDPVHRTRPGRSGRRPVELAPGDCLSYPGDEPHVFDALEPGTSAVLVSEQV
- a CDS encoding NUDIX domain-containing protein; the protein is MIDPGETVTGTARREALEEAGVEIEVERVVWLHTLPPMEYPNGDRRSTSTHVLRARYLSGEAHVADDESSEVGWFAPDALPPMSADHRERISRALSDETACAFD
- a CDS encoding Dabb family protein yields the protein MIASFLALGEECLRDGRPYIVSIENGPQLSTEGAGEGFDRAFLLTFASEGDLNYYIGRPAVDGPGLFDPAHDAFKGLVGPLLDTAGVVAFDFRPEPFDAGALAG